The Vibrio orientalis CIP 102891 = ATCC 33934 genome segment GACTAAATAAATAACAAACTCATCCCCACCAATTCTTCCAACCACACCTGGAAGATTATTCTTTGACAGTAACTTGGAAAATCGACGGGCGATTTGAACCAAAATCATATCCCCCGCTGCATGTCCGTAAGTATCATTAACTTGTTTGAATCCATCTAAATCAACCAGAATCAGAGCGATATATTGACTTGATTTGATCGCCCTTTGAACATACTTTTCACAACCTAGACGATTCTTCAATCCAGTGAGGATATCTTGCTCGGCAAGGTTGCGATAATACTGTTCCCAGTGTTCAATTTGAGCACGTAGTTCCCTTTCTCTTTCAATAGCTTGGCGTGAGCTTTCAATAAACGAATTGACACTATGAACCACCACTCCTAGCTCATTCTCTCGATTGGCTTGGTCAATAGCGATGGTTTCAACCTTTCCTGGCGTGATCGAGTATAAGGTTCGAGACAATAGGGTTAACGGTCTCCCGATAATTCTTTCAAAGACAATAATTAAAGCGACCACGGTAACTAAAAACTGAATCACAACAAACAATACCTGATTCAAGGCTTGCTCTAACGCTGAACTCTGTAGCGCTTGTTCATTGTTGTGGATATATAACGTTCCGATCAGTTCCCTATTTGATGGAGAATACAAGGGGTATTGGTTGGCGGTTTGCCAAAGGGTCTCTTCATCGAGCAAGGTGCGATTTGAAGAAAAAGAAACCCCATCCTTTCCGGTAATAAGAACCGCATCGATCTCTTTATGAAGTAATAACGCGGTAATCACTTCATTGGCAATCTCACTATTATTGACGTAGACCGCTATCGCCGCGGAGTTAGAGAGCGACAAGACAAGTTTGCGTTCAAGTTCGTTATGCCTTTGGTCTGCATTCTGAAGACCAATCGGGATCATCACGATAAGCACAATGCTTAAGTAACACAGCGCTAAAACGGATACGATTTTTAGCATCCTATTCGATAATGACCTCAATCTCGGCTTACTCATTAATCTCTAAAACCACCTTAATTCCTGAATCAATAGCAGGGCGCTCGGCGGTGTAACCGACCGCCTGAGGGTTTGCTAACAGCTTCTCAAATACGCGCGAATCAGACTCGACTTGCTCGGGTGCTCGCATGCTGCCAGAGAATTTAAGCTTGGCCCAATAGGCGTTCACTTGGCTCTCTCTCATCTGGGTTACGCTCATGAAAAATCGTCGTCTCACCTCACCCTTACGATCGATGACTTGGTTTATATATAGGCTATCTAATACTTTAGTACGTCCTAGATAAACATCCGCAATATCATCGACTTCAAATCGATTGATTTGACTTTGTTCACTGACAACAACAAACAACCCCGCAACTGAGTATGGAGTAAACAAGAGTAGTAGAAGGCTTAGATACGTTCTCATATCGCCTCCTAAAATATAAAGTTTAGATTTATGGAATAAACTTGTGCATCCCGCCCACTGCCTAACACAGAAGGATCCGATGCCCACAAACCATATCCAAACTCATTAATGTCAATGTAATCGACCTGAGCTTTCAGTGCTAACTGAGGAAGTACATCCCAACGAACGCCTAATGAATAGGTGCTTTGATCAATACGAACAGAATTGATACCAACATTGGCACCCGTCTGAAGTAGAGAAAATGCAGGGTTTACTGCCCCCCAATCTAAACGGCTAGAATAATAGGAGTAAGTAGGACTAAACTGCCCATACATGACATAAGGCGTAATGTTATCAAGGCTATAACCAACTAAGGCATAGCCTCCACGACCTTGGGGGATGGAAGATTTATCGGCGTCAATCTGAAACAATTCCGTTTGTATCGTCCACAGACCATCAAAATAAAGCATCGCCAGCTGATAATACTCAACAGTTTGATTATCAAGTGTCATCGCGTTATACGCTAGGGCCGCTTCCTCACTTACTCCCGGAATACCCAGCATTGAAAGCTGTTGTAGTTGACTTTGGAGTGCTTGAATTGATGCGCCTTGCTTAATCGATAGAGAGCCGACATTAGCGTATGAGGCTTGCCATTTCCAATTGCCTTGCATCACTTCAAAAGATGCACTTAAGACCTCTTTAAGCTCAGCAGTGTAGTCATCGTTTGTTTGCGGGATTTCTCCTCCCTGGTCGTTACTCCCATACTCAAATTTCAGTGACCAATTAAATGCAGGATTGTTGGATAAGTAACTCACCCCAACGCCATCAAGTGAGTCAAAGACAATACCACCATACAACTCTTGAGATGGCCGCACCCACAAGTGGCCATAATCGATATACCGACTGTCTGCCGCCGCATATGCGCTTACCCCGACCCTACCGACTAGGAAGTTCCAATGCTCGTTTGGCACATAGCGAATAAATGCCAACTCGGTTAGCTCATCGAGGTCGTGTTTAGTACTGTTGTCGAGTAACCATTGCGTGGTAAATGACCATTGATGATTAAAGCTACCATCTAGCTGTAGACCAAAATTAGAGTCGGTTAACCATGAACCATTGTCGTCAATGTCTGCAGTTTGAGTAATGTCGCGGCGATAGGCTAGTTGGTCTTCACCTTCATACGCATAACCTAATGTACCAAAGCCGGACACTGACCAATCGACAGCCATTGTATGAAAACTAAAGCCTAACAAGCTTACAGTCAGAGCCACTGTTACCACTATCGGTGGTTTTGTATCCATATTGAGTAATCCTTAGCAACAGAGCTGTAAGCACTAAACATGAGGTATTTTGCTAGTAATGTTTTTTCTAACCCTTATAAATTATTAGCAAAAAAATGCACTAAGGAGGGAATATGCTGAAAATAAAAAAGCGACCTAAGGTCGCTTTCATTTATCAGTTAGTTTTCGAGTATGACCGTTGCCATTGCATAATGCCGTTCATCGGAAATGGAGAGATGTATATTGGTCACCCCTCTCTGCTCGGCAAGCTCAAGTGCTTTATGGGACAAGCTCAACTTAGGTGCACCAAGCTCATCATTGACAACCGTAAAATCGTGGAAGG includes the following:
- a CDS encoding GGDEF domain-containing protein; translated protein: MLKIVSVLALCYLSIVLIVMIPIGLQNADQRHNELERKLVLSLSNSAAIAVYVNNSEIANEVITALLLHKEIDAVLITGKDGVSFSSNRTLLDEETLWQTANQYPLYSPSNRELIGTLYIHNNEQALQSSALEQALNQVLFVVIQFLVTVVALIIVFERIIGRPLTLLSRTLYSITPGKVETIAIDQANRENELGVVVHSVNSFIESSRQAIERERELRAQIEHWEQYYRNLAEQDILTGLKNRLGCEKYVQRAIKSSQYIALILVDLDGFKQVNDTYGHAAGDMILVQIARRFSKLLSKNNLPGVVGRIGGDEFVIYLVLEQQDDLMLADVATQVIQFANEPSLYNQQEISVGCSVGIAIAPSCQFEIEQLVHEADQAMYSVKQSQKNSFHFYQPDTLQ